The following coding sequences lie in one Halogeometricum rufum genomic window:
- a CDS encoding Era-like GTP-binding protein, which yields MGLLTELRDSISRVVDRMFSDAEPRRIGIYGPPNAGKTTLANRIARDWTGDAIGPESHIPHETRRARRKENVEIERNGKKVTIDIVDTPGVTTKVDYKEFLDHDMQKDDAVRRSREATEGVAEAMHWLREDVDGVIYVLDSTEDPFTQVNTMLIGIIESQDLPVLIFANKTDLEESNVQRISNAFPQHETVPLSALEGNNMDEVYDKIAEYFG from the coding sequence ATGGGACTGCTCACAGAACTTAGAGACAGCATCTCACGGGTCGTCGACCGGATGTTCTCGGACGCAGAGCCGAGACGAATCGGCATCTACGGACCGCCGAACGCCGGAAAGACGACCCTCGCAAACCGTATCGCCCGTGACTGGACCGGTGACGCCATCGGCCCCGAGAGCCACATCCCGCACGAGACGCGTCGCGCGCGCCGAAAGGAGAACGTGGAGATAGAGCGCAACGGGAAGAAAGTCACCATCGACATCGTCGACACGCCGGGGGTCACGACGAAAGTCGATTACAAAGAGTTCCTCGACCACGACATGCAGAAAGACGACGCCGTCCGTCGGTCCCGTGAGGCCACGGAGGGCGTCGCCGAAGCGATGCACTGGCTTCGCGAAGACGTCGACGGCGTCATCTACGTGCTCGACAGCACCGAAGACCCGTTCACGCAGGTCAACACGATGCTCATCGGCATCATCGAAAGTCAGGACCTGCCCGTACTCATCTTCGCGAACAAGACCGACCTGGAGGAGTCGAACGTCCAGCGCATCTCGAACGCGTTCCCCCAGCACGAAACGGTGCCGCTCTCGGCACTCGAAGGAAACAACATGGACGAAGTGTACGACAAGATAGCGGAGTACTTTGGGTGA
- a CDS encoding DUF2073 domain-containing protein encodes MEGLASMEKIRLILDGVRDGNIVILEEGLSPDEESKLIEVTMTEISPDEFNGIEIETYPQSKGGQGFLGRLMGKEDTKKLTVIGPANQIQTLHKDENLISALVSRK; translated from the coding sequence ATGGAAGGGCTGGCCAGCATGGAGAAGATCCGTCTCATCCTCGACGGCGTCCGCGACGGGAACATCGTCATCCTCGAAGAGGGACTCTCGCCGGACGAGGAGTCGAAACTCATCGAAGTGACGATGACGGAGATAAGCCCCGACGAGTTCAACGGAATCGAAATCGAGACCTATCCGCAGTCGAAGGGCGGGCAGGGCTTCCTCGGCCGACTGATGGGCAAAGAGGACACCAAGAAGCTCACCGTCATCGGCCCGGCCAACCAGATTCAGACGCTCCACAAGGACGAGAACCTCATCAGCGCGCTCGTCTCGCGGAAGTAG
- a CDS encoding OapC/ArvC family zinc-ribbon domain-containing protein, producing the protein MPHQCTNCGRVFADGSKEMLSGCPNCGGNKFQFSPSGSGSDAAASTTDSRTASSDATPSSGRAADADADTDTATTDRESADDDAGSTTWRRAASRAADAVDPRSGSRRSDSGDDDGGRPDAPGRDTQNRQTDSSNDLDDARRRGQSLREWANSRGFASEVEGADDETTLRENRRRTGDAQRRPPERRPEPESSPSPNASESSPSPNASESPPDSAPTSDTSTASPDTAPTPSESSAPSEPSTTPSDTPPTPSDTPTDTSTDEPSVFGDEVEDDAQASARSDVVSPDEIRAASENADDRPSDADGRVIEPQSDDRPDLDELREELNDQFESIKIVAPGEYELNLMELYDRPEYIISLREDGRYVIEVPDTWDSHDDR; encoded by the coding sequence ATGCCCCACCAATGTACGAACTGCGGGAGGGTGTTCGCCGACGGCTCGAAAGAGATGCTGTCGGGGTGCCCCAACTGCGGCGGGAACAAGTTCCAGTTCAGCCCCTCGGGCTCCGGGAGCGACGCCGCCGCGTCCACCACCGACAGCCGAACGGCGTCGTCCGACGCGACGCCGTCGTCGGGGCGCGCCGCCGACGCCGATGCGGACACCGACACCGCCACCACTGACCGAGAATCCGCCGACGACGACGCGGGTTCGACGACGTGGAGGCGCGCCGCCTCGCGGGCGGCCGACGCCGTCGACCCGCGTTCCGGGAGCCGACGGTCGGACTCCGGCGACGACGACGGCGGGCGACCCGACGCACCCGGACGCGACACCCAGAACCGACAGACGGACAGCTCGAACGACCTCGACGACGCTCGCCGCCGCGGGCAGTCGCTCCGTGAGTGGGCGAACTCGCGCGGCTTCGCGAGCGAAGTCGAAGGCGCGGACGACGAGACGACGCTCCGTGAGAACCGGCGGCGGACCGGCGACGCGCAACGACGCCCGCCGGAACGACGGCCGGAGCCCGAGTCGTCGCCGTCTCCGAACGCGTCCGAGTCGTCGCCGTCTCCGAACGCGTCCGAGTCGCCGCCCGACTCGGCACCGACTTCCGACACCTCGACGGCGTCGCCCGATACGGCACCGACGCCGTCCGAGTCGTCGGCACCGTCTGAACCGTCCACGACGCCGTCCGACACACCGCCGACGCCGTCCGACACCCCCACCGATACGTCTACGGACGAACCGTCGGTGTTCGGCGACGAGGTGGAGGACGACGCGCAGGCGAGCGCACGGTCGGACGTGGTGTCGCCGGACGAGATTCGCGCGGCGTCGGAGAACGCCGACGACAGACCCTCGGACGCGGACGGCCGGGTCATCGAACCGCAGAGCGACGACCGCCCGGACCTCGACGAACTCCGCGAGGAACTGAACGACCAGTTCGAGAGCATCAAAATCGTCGCGCCGGGCGAGTACGAACTCAACCTGATGGAACTGTACGACCGACCCGAGTACATCATCTCGCTCCGCGAAGACGGCCGGTACGTCATCGAAGTGCCGGACACCTGGGACAGCCACGACGACCGCTGA
- a CDS encoding MATE family efflux transporter, with translation MASSLQRRAHDALMWFPALLARLGLVDREKGSRAFDLAVPVMVTGGMRTLLRIADFLMVSLALGEAAVAGLELGFQYYFIPFGLALALTSGTISVVSRVVGAGNYDAADFAVKQSLWLSILLSVPITAAGWVYATPLIDLLTNDPAAIELGSAYLRIVMLSVTFRFWSMIAARALAGVGDTRTPMYVRLLTLPTNVALNAVLIFGLFGAPALGVEGAAWGTVAANTLAAVIFFGLLASGRWDVRLRLGGKQWDWGVVAEIVRVGLPLAGTRLSRTFGRFPFLFVLGVLGTDVVAAYAIGRRVMLLALMPAWGYSTAASTLVGQAVGGGDDAEATEYGWQTLRIALVTQLLIAAVIFLAAEPLAQVFGAGNVALTTTFIRVFGLGVAGFSVSRTMRGALRGAGDTRWPFYGGLLGTYVVRLPVAFAALPVGFAVSAFGVTVAPGLGWALPAVYAAILADMYARAVVNGARYYSGEWLRVARESNVGSAAD, from the coding sequence ATGGCATCGTCCCTCCAGCGTCGCGCCCACGACGCCCTGATGTGGTTCCCCGCGCTGTTGGCCCGCCTCGGCCTGGTGGACCGCGAGAAGGGGTCGCGGGCGTTCGACCTCGCGGTTCCGGTGATGGTCACCGGCGGGATGCGGACGCTGCTCCGCATCGCCGACTTCCTGATGGTGAGCCTCGCACTCGGCGAGGCGGCGGTGGCGGGACTCGAACTCGGCTTTCAGTACTACTTCATCCCGTTCGGACTCGCCCTCGCGCTGACCAGCGGTACCATCAGCGTCGTCTCGCGGGTCGTCGGCGCGGGCAACTACGACGCCGCGGACTTCGCGGTGAAGCAGTCGCTGTGGCTCTCGATTCTCCTCTCCGTTCCCATCACCGCCGCCGGGTGGGTGTACGCGACGCCGCTCATCGACCTCCTGACGAACGACCCGGCGGCCATCGAACTCGGGAGCGCGTACCTCCGAATCGTGATGTTGTCGGTGACGTTCCGCTTCTGGAGTATGATCGCCGCCCGCGCTCTCGCGGGCGTCGGCGACACCCGGACGCCGATGTACGTCCGCCTGCTGACGCTCCCGACGAACGTCGCGCTGAACGCCGTCCTCATCTTCGGCCTGTTCGGCGCGCCGGCACTCGGTGTCGAAGGCGCGGCGTGGGGCACCGTCGCCGCCAACACGCTCGCGGCGGTCATCTTCTTCGGACTGCTCGCCTCCGGGCGGTGGGACGTGCGACTCCGCCTCGGCGGCAAGCAGTGGGACTGGGGCGTCGTGGCAGAAATCGTCCGCGTCGGTCTCCCCCTCGCCGGGACGCGGCTCTCCCGGACGTTCGGTCGGTTCCCGTTTCTGTTCGTCCTCGGCGTCCTCGGCACCGACGTCGTCGCCGCGTACGCCATCGGTCGGCGCGTGATGCTGCTGGCGCTCATGCCGGCGTGGGGCTACTCCACGGCCGCCTCGACGCTCGTCGGACAGGCGGTCGGCGGCGGCGACGACGCCGAGGCGACGGAGTACGGCTGGCAGACGCTCCGCATCGCCCTCGTGACGCAACTGCTCATCGCGGCGGTCATCTTCCTCGCCGCCGAGCCACTGGCGCAGGTGTTCGGCGCGGGTAACGTCGCTCTCACGACGACGTTCATCCGCGTGTTCGGCCTCGGCGTGGCCGGGTTCAGCGTCTCGCGAACGATGCGCGGTGCCCTCCGCGGCGCGGGCGACACCCGCTGGCCGTTCTACGGCGGTCTGCTCGGGACGTACGTCGTCCGTCTCCCCGTCGCCTTCGCCGCACTCCCCGTCGGGTTCGCCGTCTCGGCGTTCGGCGTCACCGTCGCCCCCGGACTCGGGTGGGCGCTCCCGGCCGTCTACGCGGCCATCCTCGCCGACATGTACGCCCGCGCCGTCGTCAACGGGGCGCGGTACTACAGCGGCGAGTGGCTTCGCGTCGCCCGGGAGTCGAACGTCGGCTCTGCGGCCGACTGA
- a CDS encoding DUF7089 family protein, producing MFESRDLADDVAAVRDEHAPDALVLSAAADFETIPPAAAEDLGLLVDSLDPATYPADWLPDDAPALLVRYAGGDFTIGMPGDGTVVWTRQTVPPCVVAKKRAEGTPTDFLDFLFAEAFVQLGAGVPEQFLPFFGEQYRELDAAVPLPPNDVYQIAAALYEAWVGLQTRPTFDSWESDHPRLYDAWRDAGQRLEGRLDTLPRAVARGNTSFAEATEYACSAVKHGLDLPAPFAALDTEAYVEYGPSYGVRWARKTFERLETDTDTDADEV from the coding sequence ATGTTCGAATCCCGTGACCTCGCAGACGACGTCGCCGCCGTCCGCGACGAACACGCCCCGGACGCCCTCGTCCTCTCGGCGGCGGCGGACTTCGAGACCATCCCGCCCGCCGCGGCGGAGGACCTGGGTCTCCTCGTCGATTCGCTCGACCCGGCGACGTATCCGGCCGACTGGCTCCCGGACGACGCGCCCGCACTCCTCGTCCGCTATGCGGGCGGCGACTTCACCATCGGGATGCCGGGCGACGGTACCGTCGTCTGGACGCGACAGACCGTCCCGCCGTGCGTCGTCGCGAAGAAACGCGCGGAGGGGACGCCGACGGACTTTCTGGACTTCCTGTTCGCCGAGGCGTTCGTCCAACTCGGTGCCGGCGTGCCGGAACAGTTCCTCCCGTTCTTCGGCGAGCAGTACCGCGAACTCGACGCCGCGGTTCCCCTCCCGCCGAACGACGTCTACCAGATAGCGGCGGCCCTGTACGAGGCGTGGGTCGGACTCCAGACGCGGCCGACGTTCGATTCGTGGGAGTCGGACCACCCGCGACTGTACGACGCGTGGCGCGACGCCGGCCAGCGACTGGAGGGGCGACTCGACACCCTACCGCGCGCCGTCGCCCGCGGGAACACCTCGTTCGCGGAGGCGACGGAGTACGCCTGCTCGGCCGTCAAACACGGACTCGACCTGCCCGCACCGTTCGCGGCCCTCGACACGGAGGCGTACGTCGAGTACGGCCCGAGTTACGGTGTCCGCTGGGCGAGGAAGACGTTCGAGCGACTCGAGACGGACACCGACACGGACGCGGACGAAGTCTGA